Proteins from a genomic interval of Pseudomonas anuradhapurensis:
- a CDS encoding MFS transporter yields the protein MPPAGPKLLTQIAAVHFVSHVHIMLVPALLPVLPGLLGVGFVELGVALAVFNIVSALVQAPLGYAVDHYGARKVLKAGLLLGSLSFLLVALSPSYALLLVAMAMAGLANGVYHPADYALLANGIEQSRLGQAFSIHTFAGFLGSALTPALFLGIAAGFGTQAALAAGAAVGLAALLLISVPGSGVYQVARPGNADGAAPAAAARVRLFTPMLGVLTVLFILLNLSTSAIEKFSVAALVQGQGLTLAWANTALTAFLLSSAVGVLCGGALADRTRRHGLVAALAFALAAALTALVALGLLRGWTLVVVLGAIGLLTGVIAPSRDMLVKAAAARGSEGKAFGLVSTGFNIGGALGPVAFGWMLDQRLANGVFVASVVFMLLTVLLTLAQEAYLARRQRQRA from the coding sequence ATGCCCCCAGCTGGCCCCAAGCTTCTTACCCAAATTGCTGCAGTGCACTTCGTCAGCCATGTGCACATCATGCTGGTCCCGGCGCTGCTGCCCGTGCTCCCCGGCTTGCTGGGGGTCGGGTTCGTCGAGCTCGGCGTGGCCCTGGCGGTGTTCAACATCGTCTCCGCCCTGGTGCAGGCGCCGCTGGGCTATGCCGTCGACCATTACGGTGCGCGCAAAGTGCTCAAGGCCGGCTTGCTGCTGGGCAGCCTCAGCTTCCTGCTGGTTGCCCTCAGCCCCAGCTACGCACTGCTGCTGGTAGCGATGGCCATGGCCGGCCTGGCCAATGGCGTGTACCACCCGGCCGACTACGCGCTGCTGGCCAACGGCATCGAGCAAAGCCGCCTGGGGCAGGCGTTCTCGATCCATACCTTTGCCGGCTTCCTTGGCTCGGCGCTGACGCCAGCGTTGTTTCTCGGCATCGCTGCTGGTTTCGGCACGCAGGCAGCCCTGGCGGCGGGTGCGGCAGTGGGGCTGGCTGCCTTGCTGCTGATATCAGTGCCCGGCAGTGGCGTGTATCAGGTTGCCAGGCCGGGCAATGCCGATGGCGCCGCCCCCGCAGCAGCCGCTCGCGTACGGCTGTTCACGCCTATGCTCGGGGTGCTGACGGTGCTGTTCATCCTGCTCAACCTGAGCACCAGTGCCATCGAGAAGTTCTCCGTGGCTGCGCTCGTCCAGGGCCAAGGCCTGACCCTGGCCTGGGCCAACACGGCGCTCACCGCCTTCCTGCTCAGCAGTGCCGTGGGCGTGCTGTGCGGCGGGGCCTTGGCAGACCGGACCCGGCGCCATGGCCTGGTAGCGGCATTGGCCTTTGCCTTGGCAGCGGCTTTGACCGCGCTGGTGGCCCTGGGGCTGCTTCGGGGCTGGACGTTGGTGGTGGTGCTGGGTGCCATTGGCTTGCTGACCGGGGTCATCGCCCCGTCGCGGGACATGCTGGTCAAGGCTGCGGCTGCGCGTGGTAGCGAAGGCAAAGCCTTCGGGCTGGTCTCGACCGGCTTCAACATCGGCGGCGCCCTGGGGCCGGTGGCGTTTGGCTGGATGCTCGACCAGCGCCTGGCCAATGGCGTCTTCGTGGCATCGGTGGTGTTCATGCTGCTGACAGTACTGCTGACCCTGGCGCAGGAAGCGTACCTGGCCAGAAGGCAGCGACAACGTGCCTAG
- a CDS encoding T6SS phospholipase effector Tle1-like catalytic domain-containing protein — protein sequence MVPNSCNNECMFPVALRFGVFFDGTGNNQNNAAQLEVPVGRGASYTNALSNVALLHALYPGQGADAEGRMAFLKRYIEGVGTLAGEADQVYASATGCGSTGVEARVAEALAAIAEQLRGWCQAHPQARPERVEFDLFGFSRGAAAARHLANLLHDNAGRLIPVPCRLVINFIGLFDTVAAIVAPLQGDFDPADERHAGLRLGLWPGIARQTVQLVARDEQRHNYPLVRSDHDIVLPGVHSNIGGGYPETTQEQVLLCKPQSQRVPQGMRAEQTRVYATMQALLASIPEARGAQVLAWEVPLAGDRSDEAQKQVYAAVYREREVAGQLSRVYLSIMRELAVRAGVPFAPLGGQAEHRLPGALLEISRKLHAFALGEQQQPGLTAEEEQLLRHRYIHASANWNAVKGLRNSVLDVLFVNRPAADGRVLHANPLA from the coding sequence ATGGTACCGAACAGCTGTAACAACGAATGTATGTTCCCGGTCGCCCTGCGTTTCGGGGTGTTCTTCGATGGCACCGGCAACAACCAGAACAATGCGGCACAGCTGGAGGTGCCGGTGGGCAGGGGGGCCAGTTATACCAACGCATTGAGCAATGTGGCCCTGTTGCATGCCCTGTATCCGGGGCAGGGGGCCGATGCCGAGGGCCGCATGGCGTTCCTGAAACGTTATATCGAAGGCGTGGGTACCCTGGCGGGCGAGGCGGACCAGGTGTACGCGTCTGCCACCGGGTGCGGGTCGACAGGGGTGGAGGCGCGGGTTGCCGAGGCGCTGGCCGCGATAGCCGAGCAATTGCGCGGCTGGTGCCAGGCGCATCCCCAGGCCAGGCCCGAGCGCGTCGAGTTCGATCTGTTCGGCTTCAGCCGCGGCGCGGCGGCGGCGCGGCATCTGGCCAACTTGCTGCACGACAATGCAGGCCGGCTGATACCGGTGCCCTGCAGGCTGGTGATCAATTTCATCGGCCTGTTCGACACCGTCGCGGCGATCGTCGCGCCGTTGCAGGGTGACTTCGACCCGGCAGACGAGCGCCACGCCGGCTTGCGCCTGGGGCTTTGGCCAGGCATTGCCCGGCAAACGGTGCAACTGGTGGCGCGGGACGAGCAGCGGCACAACTACCCGCTGGTGCGCAGCGATCATGACATCGTGCTGCCAGGCGTGCACTCGAACATCGGCGGTGGTTATCCGGAGACCACCCAGGAGCAGGTGTTGCTGTGCAAACCGCAATCACAGCGTGTGCCGCAAGGTATGCGTGCCGAGCAGACACGCGTATACGCCACGATGCAGGCCTTGCTGGCCTCGATACCGGAGGCACGTGGAGCGCAGGTGCTGGCCTGGGAGGTGCCGCTTGCCGGTGACCGCTCGGATGAGGCGCAAAAGCAGGTGTATGCGGCGGTATACCGTGAACGGGAGGTGGCGGGGCAGCTATCACGGGTGTACCTGAGCATCATGCGCGAACTGGCGGTGCGGGCGGGGGTGCCGTTTGCCCCGTTGGGCGGGCAGGCCGAGCATCGCTTGCCGGGGGCATTGCTGGAAATCAGCCGCAAGTTGCATGCGTTCGCCCTGGGTGAGCAGCAACAGCCGGGGCTGACGGCGGAGGAGGAGCAGCTGTTGCGCCACCGGTACATACATGCGTCGGCGAACTGGAATGCTGTGAAGGGGTTGCGTAACAGTGTGCTGGATGTGTTGTTCGTCAACCGGCCGGCGGCGGATGGTCGCGTGCTGCATGCCAATCCGCTCGCCTGA
- a CDS encoding PLP-dependent aminotransferase family protein, whose amino-acid sequence MFKHAQLESVKAWIGDPVRGALPLHVRIQRAIRQLILEGALPAGKALPASRALATSLAVSRDTVEAAYGQLHAEGFIERRVGSGSFVSPRAQHLPARPQGRRVNATAEPAVLSRRGQALCQDGGVHNFFSPRPFAPGVAETRNFPLQTWEKLQRQVLREHGTQALLHSAAQGAESLRRAIADYVNLERGAQATADRVLILTSSQQAFSLCAHVLADAGDQVVIEDPVYHGARKALVAAGLHCIPVAVDPGGMQVEQIPRLAPQARAVFLTPSHQFPTGVTLSLDRRLAVIEWAWQQRAWLIEDDYDSEFHYAGKPTACVQGLDAHDRTVYIGTFTKSLFAGLRIAYMVLPPQLVGPMTAARTLQDGHTASLAQLTLARFIEGGHFGAHVRLMRAIYAERRDALAALVQAQLSDFLVARVPAGGMQMPCVFTRPMPEAQVVKAAQAAGIDLLGLSGLYASSSAEAGVLMGFAAHTPGELAMAVAKLAKVLRQFALGQGAAKLVR is encoded by the coding sequence ATGTTCAAGCATGCACAGCTGGAGTCGGTGAAGGCCTGGATCGGTGACCCGGTGCGTGGGGCGCTGCCGTTGCACGTGCGGATCCAGCGGGCGATACGCCAGCTGATTCTCGAAGGGGCGTTGCCGGCAGGTAAGGCCTTGCCTGCCTCTCGTGCACTGGCGACTTCGCTGGCGGTATCGCGGGATACAGTTGAAGCCGCATACGGCCAGTTGCACGCCGAAGGCTTCATCGAGCGCCGGGTAGGCAGCGGCAGCTTCGTTTCACCCCGCGCGCAGCACCTCCCGGCGCGCCCCCAGGGCCGGCGGGTGAATGCCACGGCCGAGCCGGCAGTGCTCAGCCGCCGGGGCCAGGCGCTGTGCCAGGACGGTGGCGTGCACAATTTTTTTTCCCCGCGCCCGTTTGCACCGGGTGTGGCAGAGACACGCAACTTTCCGTTACAGACCTGGGAAAAGCTGCAGCGGCAGGTGTTGAGGGAACATGGCACCCAGGCGCTGCTGCACAGTGCGGCGCAAGGCGCCGAGTCACTACGGCGGGCCATTGCCGATTACGTCAACCTGGAGCGCGGCGCCCAGGCCACGGCCGACCGCGTGCTCATTCTCACCAGTTCGCAGCAGGCGTTCAGCCTGTGTGCCCATGTGCTGGCCGATGCCGGTGACCAGGTGGTTATCGAAGACCCGGTGTACCACGGCGCCAGGAAGGCACTGGTGGCTGCGGGCCTGCACTGCATCCCCGTGGCCGTGGACCCGGGTGGCATGCAGGTGGAGCAGATCCCACGCCTGGCGCCCCAGGCCCGGGCGGTTTTCCTGACCCCTTCGCACCAGTTCCCCACCGGCGTGACTTTGTCCCTGGACCGGCGCCTGGCGGTGATCGAGTGGGCATGGCAGCAGCGCGCCTGGCTCATCGAAGATGACTACGACAGCGAATTTCACTATGCCGGCAAGCCCACTGCGTGTGTGCAAGGCCTGGATGCCCATGACCGGACGGTTTACATCGGCACGTTCACCAAGTCCCTGTTCGCCGGCTTGCGTATTGCCTACATGGTCTTGCCACCGCAGCTGGTCGGGCCGATGACCGCTGCACGGACGTTGCAGGACGGGCATACGGCTTCGCTGGCCCAACTGACCCTGGCCAGGTTCATCGAAGGTGGGCACTTCGGCGCCCACGTGCGCTTGATGCGGGCGATCTATGCCGAGCGCCGCGATGCCCTGGCGGCGCTGGTGCAGGCGCAGTTGTCCGACTTTCTGGTCGCGCGCGTACCAGCGGGTGGCATGCAGATGCCCTGTGTATTTACCCGGCCCATGCCTGAAGCACAGGTGGTGAAAGCGGCGCAGGCCGCCGGCATCGATCTGTTGGGGCTCAGTGGCCTGTATGCGTCGTCCAGCGCGGAGGCGGGGGTACTGATGGGGTTCGCGGCGCATACCCCGGGCGAGCTGGCGATGGCTGTGGCGAAACTGGCGAAGGTGTTGCGCCAGTTCGCGCTCGGCCAAGGCGCAGCAAAGCTGGTGCGATGA
- a CDS encoding vWA domain-containing protein — protein sequence MFELAWPWVFALLPLPWLARLVLPAADSGEPVLKVGFLNELESLAGRRARLNLPTWRQQAPFVVIWLLLLCAAARPQWLGDPVPVAASGRDLLVAVDVSGSMDFPDMQWQNEEISRLDLVKALLGDFLQDREGDRVGLILFGSQAYLQAPLTFDRRTVRTFLDEAQIGIAGKNTAIGDAIGLAVKRLRQRPAQSRVLVLITDGANNGGQIHPLTAARLAAQEGVRIYTIGIGANPEASGTPGLLGLNPSLDLDEASLKEIAEITHGSYFRAHDGAELDAIGDTLDQLEPVAQQPTQSRTAKALYAWPLALALLLSVLLVVAVQWPDNLLQRVLRKPRFLQPHPEWRQRLKRLRLRRRR from the coding sequence ATGTTTGAACTGGCCTGGCCGTGGGTCTTCGCCCTGTTGCCGTTGCCGTGGCTGGCGCGCCTGGTGTTGCCGGCCGCCGACAGCGGCGAGCCGGTGCTCAAGGTCGGTTTCCTCAACGAACTGGAAAGCCTGGCCGGGCGCCGTGCGCGGCTGAACCTGCCGACCTGGCGCCAGCAGGCGCCGTTCGTCGTCATCTGGCTGCTGTTGCTGTGCGCCGCCGCCCGCCCGCAGTGGCTGGGCGACCCGGTCCCGGTGGCCGCCAGCGGCCGTGACCTGCTGGTGGCGGTGGACGTGTCCGGGTCGATGGATTTCCCCGACATGCAATGGCAGAACGAAGAGATCAGCCGCCTCGACCTGGTCAAGGCGCTGCTCGGCGACTTTCTGCAGGACCGCGAAGGCGACCGCGTGGGCCTGATCCTGTTCGGCAGCCAGGCCTACCTGCAGGCCCCGCTCACCTTCGACCGGCGCACCGTACGGACCTTCCTCGACGAAGCCCAGATCGGCATCGCCGGCAAGAACACGGCGATCGGCGACGCCATTGGCCTGGCGGTCAAGCGCCTGCGCCAACGCCCGGCACAAAGCCGGGTGCTGGTACTGATCACCGACGGCGCCAACAACGGCGGGCAGATCCACCCACTGACCGCCGCCCGCCTGGCCGCCCAGGAAGGCGTACGCATCTACACCATCGGCATCGGCGCCAACCCCGAGGCCAGTGGCACCCCGGGCCTGCTCGGCCTCAACCCGAGCCTGGACCTGGACGAAGCCTCGCTCAAGGAAATTGCCGAGATCACCCATGGCAGCTACTTCCGCGCGCATGACGGCGCCGAACTGGACGCCATTGGCGACACCCTTGACCAGCTTGAACCGGTGGCCCAGCAACCGACCCAGTCGCGCACCGCGAAAGCCCTTTACGCCTGGCCGCTGGCCCTGGCGCTGTTGTTGAGCGTGCTGCTGGTAGTCGCCGTGCAATGGCCCGACAACCTGCTGCAGCGGGTGTTGCGCAAGCCGCGCTTCCTGCAGCCGCATCCGGAGTGGCGCCAACGCCTGAAGCGCCTGCGCCTGAGGAGGCGGCGATGA
- a CDS encoding dihydrodipicolinate synthase family protein, which produces MSTPVIRGVIGYTITPFTADGTLDLDALGLSIDRLIADGVHAIAPLGSTGEGAYLSDSEWETVVRFSQARIAGRVPTVVSVSDLTTARTVQRARLSQACGATAVMVLPISYWKLTEAEVVAHYRAVGAAIDIPIMLYNNPGTSGTDLPVELILRILDEVPNVTMVKESTGDIQRMHRLFKATEGQVAFYNGCNPLALEALVAGAAGWCTAAPNLIPALNLALWDAVQQGDLGEARALFYRQYELLEYITRRGLPTTIKAGLKMLGHDVGAPRLPLQPLDTQGSTYLKSQLVALAD; this is translated from the coding sequence ATGTCTACACCTGTAATTCGCGGCGTTATCGGCTACACCATCACTCCCTTCACGGCAGACGGCACGCTTGACCTGGATGCCCTGGGCCTGTCCATCGACCGCCTGATCGCCGACGGCGTGCACGCCATCGCACCGCTGGGCAGCACCGGCGAGGGCGCCTACCTGTCCGACAGCGAATGGGAAACGGTGGTGCGCTTCAGCCAGGCGCGTATCGCCGGCCGTGTGCCAACCGTGGTCAGCGTCTCCGACCTGACCACCGCACGCACCGTGCAGCGCGCCCGCCTGTCCCAGGCTTGCGGCGCCACGGCGGTGATGGTGCTGCCCATTTCCTACTGGAAACTCACCGAAGCCGAAGTGGTCGCTCACTACCGCGCAGTGGGCGCGGCGATCGACATTCCGATCATGCTCTACAACAACCCCGGGACCAGTGGCACCGACCTGCCGGTAGAGCTGATCCTGCGCATCCTCGACGAAGTGCCCAACGTGACCATGGTCAAGGAAAGCACCGGTGACATCCAGCGCATGCACCGCCTGTTCAAGGCCACCGAGGGCCAGGTGGCGTTCTACAACGGTTGCAACCCGCTCGCCCTGGAAGCCCTGGTGGCCGGTGCCGCCGGCTGGTGCACCGCCGCGCCCAACCTGATCCCGGCACTGAACCTGGCGCTGTGGGACGCGGTGCAGCAAGGCGACCTGGGCGAAGCCCGTGCGCTGTTCTACCGCCAGTACGAACTGCTGGAGTACATCACTCGCCGCGGCCTGCCCACCACCATCAAGGCGGGGCTGAAGATGCTTGGCCATGATGTCGGCGCCCCACGCCTGCCCCTGCAGCCGCTGGATACGCAAGGCAGCACCTACCTGAAAAGCCAGCTGGTAGCGCTGGCTGACTGA
- a CDS encoding AAA family ATPase, translating to MEHREALIALRTFLSSQILGQEKLVERLLIVLLADGHMLVEGAPGLAKTKAIKELAEGIEAQFHRIQFTPDLLPADITGTEIYRPETGSFVFQQGPIFHNLVLADEINRAPAKVQSALLEAMAERQVSVGRSTYDLSPLFLVMATQNPIEQEGTYPLPEAQLDRFLMHVKIGFPDAAVERRILLQARGEALGGETKPERRVSQQAIFAARKEILGLYMADAVEEYLVQLVMATRTPAKFDTELADWIAYGASPRGSISLDRCARAHAWLAGRDFVSPEDIQAVLFDVLRHRIILSFEAEAAGIDQDRVVQRILDVVAVA from the coding sequence ATGGAACACCGTGAAGCGCTGATCGCGCTGCGCACTTTTCTTTCTTCCCAGATCCTGGGCCAGGAAAAACTGGTCGAGCGACTGTTGATCGTGCTCCTGGCCGATGGCCACATGCTGGTCGAGGGCGCGCCGGGCCTGGCCAAGACCAAGGCCATCAAAGAGCTGGCCGAAGGCATCGAGGCGCAGTTCCATCGCATCCAGTTCACCCCCGACCTGCTCCCGGCCGATATTACGGGCACCGAGATCTACCGCCCGGAAACCGGCAGCTTCGTGTTCCAGCAGGGCCCGATCTTCCACAACCTGGTGCTGGCCGACGAAATCAACCGCGCCCCGGCCAAGGTGCAGTCGGCGCTGCTCGAAGCCATGGCCGAGCGCCAGGTCAGCGTGGGCCGCAGTACCTACGACCTGTCGCCGTTGTTCCTGGTCATGGCCACGCAGAACCCGATCGAGCAGGAAGGCACCTATCCGCTGCCCGAAGCCCAGCTCGACCGCTTCCTGATGCACGTGAAAATCGGCTTCCCCGACGCGGCGGTAGAACGGCGCATCCTGTTGCAGGCCCGTGGCGAAGCCCTGGGCGGCGAGACCAAGCCCGAACGCCGGGTCAGCCAGCAGGCGATCTTTGCCGCCCGCAAGGAAATCCTCGGCCTGTACATGGCCGACGCGGTGGAGGAATACCTGGTGCAGCTGGTGATGGCCACCCGCACCCCGGCCAAGTTCGACACCGAGCTGGCCGACTGGATCGCCTACGGTGCCAGCCCACGCGGTTCCATTTCGCTGGACCGCTGCGCGCGCGCGCATGCCTGGCTGGCCGGGCGCGACTTCGTCAGCCCCGAGGATATCCAGGCGGTGCTGTTCGACGTACTGCGCCACCGCATCATCCTCTCGTTCGAGGCCGAGGCCGCCGGGATCGACCAGGACCGCGTGGTCCAGCGTATCCTCGACGTCGTCGCCGTAGCCTGA
- a CDS encoding aldolase, protein MTTTMQTPKDQLVKLAQQQMLTALADNTYTPRQKLALTCRILFDAGHDSGLAGQITARAEQPGTYYTQQLGLGFDEIAASNLLLVDEDLNVLQGRGMANPANRFHSWLYRARADVNCIIHTHPLHSAALSMLEVPLAISHMDLCPLFDDCAFLKEWPGVPVGNEEGEIIARAIGDKRAILLSHHGLLIAGRSIEEACVLAMLFERAAKMQLLAMGAGDIRPIPEALGKEAHDWISTPKRHGAAFSYYARRALRAHGDCLG, encoded by the coding sequence ATGACGACCACCATGCAAACCCCCAAGGACCAGCTCGTCAAACTCGCCCAGCAGCAAATGCTGACGGCGCTGGCCGACAACACCTACACCCCACGGCAAAAACTCGCCCTCACCTGCCGCATCCTGTTCGATGCTGGCCACGACTCCGGCCTGGCCGGGCAGATCACCGCGCGCGCCGAGCAACCCGGCACTTACTACACCCAACAACTCGGCCTGGGCTTCGACGAAATCGCCGCCTCCAACCTGCTGCTGGTGGATGAAGACCTCAACGTGCTGCAAGGCCGCGGCATGGCCAACCCGGCCAACCGCTTCCACAGCTGGCTGTACCGCGCACGTGCCGACGTCAACTGCATCATCCACACCCACCCGCTGCACAGTGCCGCCCTTTCGATGCTGGAGGTGCCGCTGGCCATCTCGCACATGGACCTGTGCCCGCTGTTCGATGACTGCGCGTTTCTTAAGGAATGGCCCGGCGTACCGGTGGGCAATGAAGAAGGCGAGATCATTGCCCGGGCGATCGGCGACAAGCGCGCGATCCTGCTATCCCACCACGGGCTGCTGATCGCCGGCCGCTCGATCGAGGAAGCCTGTGTACTCGCCATGCTGTTCGAACGCGCGGCCAAGATGCAGCTGCTGGCCATGGGCGCTGGCGACATCCGCCCCATCCCCGAAGCACTGGGCAAGGAAGCCCACGACTGGATCTCTACCCCGAAACGTCATGGCGCCGCGTTCAGCTATTACGCGCGCCGTGCCTTGCGTGCCCATGGCGACTGCCTGGGCTGA
- a CDS encoding DUF4381 domain-containing protein: protein MNPLDQLQPLIAPAPIGLWPPAPGWWVLLGVLPLLAWGLWRLRRWRPGKRRVVRAEQPLDPVRVEALAELARLPRPYDGAPAGAWLQQINALLKRLCRIHYPGANSHTLNGRQWLAFLDNRCPAAGLTRWMVLVEGAYKPECKLDDKAIAGLSQAVETWIRKHV, encoded by the coding sequence ATGAACCCGCTTGACCAATTGCAACCGTTGATCGCCCCGGCGCCGATCGGCCTGTGGCCGCCGGCGCCCGGCTGGTGGGTGTTGCTGGGCGTGCTGCCGCTGCTGGCCTGGGGCCTGTGGCGGCTACGCCGCTGGCGCCCGGGCAAACGCCGCGTCGTGCGCGCCGAGCAACCGCTGGACCCGGTGCGGGTAGAGGCGCTGGCCGAGCTGGCCCGCCTGCCACGCCCCTATGACGGCGCCCCCGCGGGTGCCTGGCTGCAACAGATCAACGCGCTGCTCAAGCGCCTGTGCCGCATCCACTACCCGGGGGCCAACAGCCATACCCTCAACGGCCGCCAGTGGCTGGCGTTTCTCGACAACCGCTGCCCGGCCGCCGGCCTGACCCGCTGGATGGTGCTGGTCGAAGGCGCTTACAAACCCGAGTGCAAGCTCGACGACAAAGCCATCGCCGGGCTCAGCCAAGCCGTCGAAACCTGGATCCGCAAGCATGTTTGA
- a CDS encoding benzoate/H(+) symporter BenE family transporter, whose translation MDAPAHTASTPLQLTDLLHPMVAGIVSVIVNYGGTFILVFQAAKLAGLSPELTSSWVWAVSIGVGLSGLALSWYSREPVITAWSTPAAAFLVTALGSVPYSEAIGAYLLSAAGFVVLGLTGCFERLVRVIPGGIAAGLLAGILLQFGIGAFGGLSVDPALAGLLIAAYMTFKRFTARYAVVGILLLGLGYLLVQGQVGLASLRLEFASPVFTAPTFSLNAALSVALPLFLITLTGQYMPGMLVLRNDGFKTSANPIVAVTGLGSLLMAPFGSHAFNIAAITAAICTGKDAHEDPGKRWVAGIAAGVCYILVGVFGVTLASVFMALPATFITTLAGLALLGTIGASLASAMADARSREAALITFLAAAANISLFGIGGAFWGLVMGLLAHAVLNGRLPGFSRSPR comes from the coding sequence ATGGACGCGCCTGCACACACTGCTTCAACCCCCCTACAGCTGACCGATCTGCTACACCCGATGGTGGCGGGGATCGTGTCGGTCATCGTCAATTACGGTGGCACCTTCATCCTGGTGTTCCAGGCCGCCAAGCTGGCCGGGCTGAGCCCGGAGCTGACCTCGTCGTGGGTCTGGGCCGTGTCGATCGGCGTCGGCCTCAGTGGCTTGGCCCTGTCCTGGTACAGCCGCGAGCCAGTGATTACTGCCTGGTCCACGCCGGCCGCAGCGTTCCTGGTCACGGCGCTGGGCAGCGTGCCCTACAGCGAGGCCATCGGCGCGTATCTGTTGTCGGCTGCCGGTTTCGTGGTGCTGGGGCTGACCGGGTGCTTCGAGCGCCTGGTGCGGGTGATTCCCGGCGGGATTGCCGCTGGGCTGCTGGCGGGTATCCTGCTGCAGTTCGGCATCGGTGCATTCGGCGGCCTGTCGGTCGACCCCGCGCTGGCCGGGCTGCTGATCGCGGCCTATATGACGTTCAAGCGCTTTACCGCCCGCTACGCTGTAGTAGGTATTCTGCTGCTGGGCCTGGGCTACCTGCTTGTCCAGGGCCAGGTGGGCCTGGCATCGCTCAGGCTGGAATTCGCCTCGCCGGTGTTCACCGCGCCCACCTTCTCGCTCAATGCCGCGCTGAGCGTGGCCCTGCCGTTGTTCCTGATCACCCTCACCGGCCAGTACATGCCTGGCATGCTGGTGCTGCGCAACGACGGCTTCAAGACCAGCGCCAACCCGATCGTCGCGGTGACTGGCCTGGGATCGTTGCTGATGGCTCCGTTCGGGTCGCACGCCTTCAATATCGCCGCCATCACCGCTGCCATCTGTACCGGCAAGGACGCCCACGAAGACCCGGGCAAACGCTGGGTTGCGGGCATCGCTGCCGGTGTCTGCTACATCCTCGTGGGGGTGTTCGGGGTCACCCTGGCCAGTGTGTTCATGGCCCTGCCGGCCACCTTCATCACCACGCTGGCCGGTCTTGCCCTGCTCGGCACCATCGGCGCCAGCCTGGCCAGCGCGATGGCCGATGCCCGTTCGCGCGAGGCAGCACTGATCACCTTCCTGGCAGCGGCCGCCAACATCAGCCTGTTCGGCATCGGCGGGGCATTCTGGGGATTGGTCATGGGCCTGCTGGCCCATGCCGTGCTGAACGGCCGCCTACCCGGTTTCAGCCGCTCGCCCCGTTAA
- a CDS encoding DUF58 domain-containing protein has translation MPTASLAEPGIRIGLAELIDMRHRVREIQLFSRPGQRSPLVGLHHSKLRGRGVDFDQVRVYQAGDDVRNIDWRVTARTQEPHTKLFHEERERPIFILVEQSQRLFFGSGLMFKSVLAAQAAALFGWAALGHNDRIGGLVFGDNEHHEIKPRRSKQSLLQLLNRLAKVNQALHTEATPGTDSLGLALRRAREVLRPGSLAIIICDERSLTGQVEQHLAMLSRHCDLLLMPVSDPLDHALPAAGLLRFAQRSAQLELDTLDANLRQAYRQQAEARIERWELMAQKLRVLLMPLSTQSEMIEQLREYLNAQRPRSAS, from the coding sequence ATGCCCACCGCGTCGCTGGCCGAACCCGGCATCCGTATCGGCCTTGCCGAGCTGATCGACATGCGCCACCGCGTGCGTGAAATCCAGCTGTTTTCCCGGCCCGGCCAGCGCAGCCCGCTGGTGGGCCTGCACCATTCCAAGCTGCGCGGGCGCGGCGTGGACTTCGACCAGGTGCGCGTGTACCAGGCCGGCGACGATGTGCGCAACATCGACTGGCGGGTCACCGCGCGCACCCAGGAGCCGCACACCAAGCTGTTCCACGAAGAGCGCGAACGGCCGATCTTCATTCTCGTCGAGCAGAGCCAACGGCTGTTCTTCGGCTCGGGGCTGATGTTCAAGTCGGTGCTGGCCGCCCAGGCTGCAGCACTGTTCGGCTGGGCCGCGCTGGGCCACAACGACCGCATCGGCGGGCTGGTGTTCGGCGACAACGAACACCACGAAATCAAGCCGCGACGCAGCAAGCAGAGCCTGCTGCAGTTGCTCAACCGCCTGGCCAAGGTCAACCAGGCACTGCACACCGAAGCCACCCCCGGCACAGACAGCCTGGGCCTGGCCCTGCGCCGCGCCCGCGAAGTGCTGCGCCCCGGCAGCCTGGCCATCATCATCTGCGACGAACGCTCGCTCACTGGCCAGGTGGAACAGCACCTGGCCATGCTCTCGCGCCACTGCGACCTGCTGTTGATGCCGGTATCCGACCCGCTCGACCACGCCCTGCCCGCCGCCGGCCTGTTGCGTTTTGCCCAGCGCAGTGCGCAACTGGAGCTCGACACCCTCGACGCCAACCTGCGCCAGGCGTACCGCCAGCAGGCCGAAGCGCGCATCGAACGCTGGGAACTGATGGCGCAGAAGCTGCGCGTGCTGCTGATGCCACTGAGCACCCAGAGCGAAATGATCGAGCAACTGCGCGAATACCTGAATGCCCAGCGGCCACGGAGCGCGTCATGA